TTCTGTCCAAGGCAGCATGCAGCCTAAAGGGCCTATCGCGTCTCTGCCCTAGCACCAATTGAGTATTCAGACTGTCTTAGCTCTTCTAACACCCTAAGGGCAAGTTTGTCCTTCCAGTCTGAACTTTTTCCACAGCACGcttttcatctttctccctctctgccctcTACCACAAAGAGAGTATATTGATGCCTTCATCCCATCCCTATCTTGACCCATCCTCAAAGACTCCTTCCAAATACCCTTAGCAGTCTCAGTCTTCTCCACCCATTCAACATCCCACTTCCCACATACTtggcctcctccagctcctccgtGCGCTGAATAGCATCCGTCTCATATTTGGTTCTCCACTGGGCCACTTCGCTGTTGGCTTTGGACAGGGCACGCTGCAGCTCTCCCTTGGCTTCCTGCTCCTCGTCATACTGTTCCCGGAGCAAGTCACAGTCATGGCGAGCAGACTGTAAGGCGTGGGCCAAGGCGTTCTTGGCctgtggggacactgggattAGTAACCTGGATACACATCTTGAGATGCATCTTGACAGTGAAATTGTCATGCACAGGAGAACTGCCCCAGGGAAAGGGTGGGTAAACTCTGATGAGAAAAATGTATAGCTGGGAGATGATGAATCCCTCATAAATGTGTGCTAGAGGATTAGGATGTGTTAGTGAAAGGTGGCCAGGGGACACTAATCCCTTGTTTCTGTAAACGTGCCTACAGATGTGTGTGCATGCTGTCTTGGAGGGCATCAGAATCTCATTAAGGGCTTGTGGATGACTTCCTCTAGCATCAAAATCACTACGGTTCCTTCCCTGTGTGTTGTGATGAGTATAACTCATGCATTTCTGGGTGATGTGGCTTGCAGGAAGTAGGGTACTTCCAGacctttatttcttcctctagATGTCTCTTCAGTTCCTCAATCTGTTGGGTAAATCCCTGCTTGCCCCTAGACAGCTGAGAAATCAAAGCATCCTTTTCTTCCACCTGGCGTGAATATTCACCTggcaagtgaaaaataaataaataaataaagttacaCTAAcggtagaatcatagaatcatttagaaAGACCCAtcagatcatcaagtccaaccatgATGTAACACTATAGTGAACTACCAAGTTCACTACTAAACATTTTCCTGAGCATCACATCCATTCAtctcttaaatatctccaggaATGGAGACTCTGCTacttccctaggcagcctgttccagtgcctaaccaCTCCTTCCACAGAGAAATTCCTCCTGACacctaatctaaacctcccctgatgcaactTGATGCTATTTCCTCATGTCCTGTCACTTGTCACGTGAGGAAAGAAACCAGCACCCACCTTGCTACAACCAACTTTCAGGCAGTTCTAGAAAGCCGTGAGGTCTCCCTTCATCCCCCTTTCTCAAGACTAACcaaacccagctccctcagcggCTCCTCACATGTCTTGCATGTCTTGCTttccagtcccttcaccagcttctttGCTCTTCATATTCCAGGAACTCAGTATGTTCTTTGCAGTGAGTGGCCCAAATCTGAACACAGTATCtgaggtgtggtctcaccagtgccaaATACacagggacaatcacttccctagaccagctggccacactgtttctgatacaggACAGGATGACATTGGTgcccacctgggcacactgctggctcatggtaAGACAGCTGTGGACAAGCACCCCCAGATACTtttctgctgagcagctttccagacactcttTCCCAAGCCTATATTGCTGCACTTGGTTGTTGTGACCCAaatgcagcacccagcacttaGCTTTGCTGAATACCATAAAACTGGTTGCAGCCCATTGATCTTGCCTACCCAGAtcgctctgcagagccttcctatcctcaagcagatcaacattCCTGtccagcttggtgttgtctgcaaaatAACTGAGCGTGCACTCAGTCCCCTCAACCAAGATTGTTGAtcaaaatgttaaacaaaactgtcCCCAATACTTAGCCCTGGAGAACACTGTAAAGCCCTGTAATCTGGGGTTGCTTTGAGACGTTAGCCCAATTCTTGCTTTGCACCACGGTGTATCCTCCTGATTTTCAGGTTCTGCCATTGCACCTCAGGACTGGGGATGTCTCACCTGTTTCTGTCTGCAGACGAGCTCTCTGAGTATTGAGGTCATTGATCATGCGCTGATTCTGCTCCTCCTTAGTTTTGATCTCACTCAGCTGGTCTTCCAGAGTGCGGCACATCTTCTCCAGATTTGCCTAGGTATCAAAAacaaggaaggagaggaaatgaACACCTGCACGCTGTCTAATTCTCACAGCAGGATTCTTATATGAGAGTGTGACTAGTAGATTCAGGCTATGTGCTGTACCTTGGCCCTGTGAATTCTACTGCAATTCTTTACCTTGGCTTTGGAGACAGACTCCATGTTACTGGCTAAGTCATCTATCTCCATCTTCAGCTcactcttctccttctccagcttctgCTTGACTCGTTGCAGGTTGTCGATCTGCTCCCCAAGCTCAGCTGTGCTGTCTGCGTGCTTCTTCCGCAGGGCGGCAGCTGTGGCTTCGTGCTGCAGCGTGGCCTCTTCGAGGTCGCGGCGCATCTTCTGAAATTCTGCCTCACGCTTCTTGTTCATCTCAACCTGAGCTGCTGTAGCCCCTCCTGCTTCTTCCAGGCGCTCGCTGATCTCCTCCAGTTCCCTGGAGAGGTCAGCACGGTGCTTCTCTGCTTTTGCCCGAGAGGTTCGCTCTGCCTCAATTTCCTCCTCCAGTTCCTCGATACGGGCCTGGGGAAAATGCGAGACCCTTCACACCCATGCCCTCCTTGTACTGATGTCCTTCTGAAGGGCGGAAGGGAAGGACCAGAGGCttgcctgcagctccttgaTCTTCTTCTGCAATTGCATGCCCAGGGCTTGCTCATCCTCAATTTTGCTCTGGATCTGGCTGATTTCAAAGTCTTTCCTTTGCACAAAGCATACAGAATCACAGTGTTAACACCTGAATAAAACTACCTAATAAATGCACCTGACCCACACTCAGGTGTCTCACAACCACACttactttttcagtttctcatccAGCTGCTGCTTATCATTTTCCAAATCCATTATGCTGTCATGGGCCAGCTTCAGGTCTCCCTCAAGTTTCCTCTTAGCCCTTTCAAGGTCCATGCGCAGTTTCTTCTCTTGCTCCAGGGACCCTTCCAGCTAAACACAACAACACCATCAATGCCAGGCAGGTCGAACTCCATACCTGTCCTGTCTTGCTGGAGGCACGTGTGCTTACATCATCCACTTGCTGCTCCAGCTTGGTTTTTGCTTTGGTCAATGTATTGACTTTGTCCTCTTCGGCCTGCAGGTCGTCCAGTGTCTGCTGGTGGGCCTCTTGGAgggctttcttctcttttgtcagCTTGGCTATGGTCTCATCCAGGGATGCCATCTCCTCTGTAAGGTTTTTCACCTATAAAttggataaaatatttaatattcagtCAAAAACCTGATTCCTGGtgcagtgtcctggtttcagctaggatagagttcATTTTctagctggtatggtgctgtgtttcagatctaggatgagaataatgttgataacacactggtTTTAACTGTTGCCGGGCAGTGTTcgcactaagtcaaggactttttaGCTTCTCATACTTCACTGCCAgtaagggggctgggggtgtgcaaGAATCTGGGAGGGGAGAGAACCTGGACGGTTAACGCAAACTAGGGGGATGCCAGCCTAATAATGGGAGGTATCTATCCCTTCTCCCTTTGTGTGACTCTCCATGTGTGTACCTTGTTTTCAGTGgcatgtttttccttctcaactTTAGCCAAGGTTAACTCCAGGTCATCAATATCTTTCTTCAGCTCTGAACATTCATCCTCCAGTTTCCTCTTCTTGGCTGTCAGCTCAGCATTGATTTCTTCCTCATCCTCGGCCCGTTCTGTCACCTCCTTAATTTTGGCTTCCAGTtggattttggttttgatgaGCTGGTCACACCTTTCCTCAGCATCAGCCAAGCTGTCTGCTTCCTGATGGGGAGACAGAGGTTTTTGTGGGttataacattttgaaatttctgttgTGTATCTGTAAGTAGGCACATGTTAAAATGTGGAGGCCTTGCCATCTGACATCAATggtaattcctttttttttcttcctttcttccgTTCGttcgttctttctttctttctttctttctttctttaaaatggcTCACAGAGGTTGTAGTTATGAGAATACCTCATACATGCTTGAGCTTGACAGAACAGTGACAACTCTCAGCAAGGCCGTAGATTTGTAGCCTTTTTCCCTCACAGACTCAGTATTCAATAGCCTCTATTTTATAATTGACTCACCATGATCGTTATCATGTTTGGGTAGCCAAGGTTTTTCCGTTTGTGGGaataaaacagtgaagaaagTAGTGTTTTGCTTGGATTTAAGAAACTGCCTTTTCCTGATTGAAGTTGAACACCAAGGATCTGTGCGTGTGAAGGTAATCTAGCCTTATAGTGTATCTGTGTTTATGTAAAGTGGGTCCTTCTCAGGGTTGCCTTTACTCTTTTACATGGACACACAGCTTTGGAAGTTGAACAGATGGAGATGCTTCCCTTCCAGGTCACACAAAGGTGTCTGCTGCATATAACCTGTTGGCTAGCGCTACTTGGCTCTTTCCTCAGGACATCAGGGCTGCTGAGTCTCATTTGGCACTTACATTTATCCTCACTGACTGACAGGGAACTTGCTGTGCCCCTGGCAGTGTTCACAGTTACTCAACTTTAGAGTAACTTTGAgtgtgtgactttttttctattgcaaTTTAGTCAGCTTCCTGTAAGTCTCTGcttggaaaagcaaacaaacagacaaacaaacaaacaaaaagaagattaaaaaaaaaaaaaaaaaaacagggacaaatAAATGGTGACACTCACTGCCTGCACTTGGAGCTGaaggtcatttttttcctgcaacagGGTCACCATTTTCTCCTCCAGTTCTTTCCTCTTTGCCTCAGACTTTGCAAGTTCTTCCTTGGTTTTCTCAAACTCTTGTTTCATGTTGGCCATCTCCTTCTCAGATTCTGCACTCTTCAGCAAGGGCTTGATTTTGAAGAACAGCTTCATCCAGGGCCAGTGCTTGACGTTCATGAATGCACGAACATTGTACTGGATACAGAAGATCGAGTCCCTGAAATAAAATCCCCATGTTAATAACATAGCCAAAGGCTGTGAATTTAGACTCATTTACTAATGTATCTGTGGTGTTTTTacacagctgggcagctgaacttcagcacactgctctctcacaccccctcctcaaaaggaaaggggagaaaatacaatgaaaggGGCTCAAGGGTTTTGATAAGAACAGTGAGATCACTCAaaaattattgtcatgggcCTAACAGACTGAGGACTGGGAGATTAATGccatttattacctattacaaAGAGACTAGAGCagagagaaactaaaagcaaactacaaaCATCTTCCCCCAGTCCACCCTTTTCTACTTCCTCCCCTGAGCAGCGCAGGTGAATGGGGAATAGgggtcagtccctaatgcttcgtctccactgctccttcacggtctCTTTCTGCCCCTACCccagcatggggtccctcccataggatgccgtccttcccaaactgatcctgcaggggcttcccacaggcagcagcaatttaagaactgctccaacatgggtctgTAGCATGGGGTCCaccccccaggagcaaactgctccaacatgtgTCACCGatggcggcagctccccccagaccccatgctcctgtgtggtctcctctccacggcctgcagctccagcccaggtCCTGCTCTGTGAGGGggtctccatgggctgcagcctccttcaggctaCATGCACCTGCTCCGCCAAgagctcctccatgggctgcagcatggagatctgctccactgtgggacccatgggctgcagggggacagcctgctccaccaggggcctctccacaggccacaggggaactgctgctttgtgcctggagcacctcctgccctccttctgcactgactttggtgtctgcagggctgtttctcattccttgctctcccagctgcttctgtgcagtaggtgggttttttttgtttgtttgtttttttccctttcttaaatatgttctcaaAGAGGCGCAACCAACATCACTTATTGTgttggctctggccagtggcagatcccttttggagccagctggaactgtcTTTtgtctaacatggggcagcttctggactctaCTCACAGAGTCTACCCATACAGCCTCCCCACTACTAAAACCTTgtcacataaacccaatacagcaTCCTGTGAATAAAGTACATTTGTGATAAATGTCTACCTCCTCTCCACCATTTTCCGATACTCCACTCTCATCAGGAAGCCCCTGCATCTGGCCTGTGTCATGGTCATAATCTCTGCTAGCTTCTCATCTCTCATCTCCTCCAGAAGACCTATTAGCCCAGCTTTGAAgaacaccttaaaaaaaatgaagcattgTAGCACATCAGTCTCAGGTCATGGGTAGCGGAGGTACATAGTCTTTGAGTGCAGGACTTGTTTCTACCTTGGTGTGACCAAATCTGTACTGAGTGTGGTCCACATCGATGGACCCAAGGAGCTTCTCTGAAGCCTTCTTGCTGTCCATGAACTGTCCTTCTGGAATAGCACTGGCATTAAGCACTCTGTATCTGtaggagaaaacagaacatgAAGAAACAACTATTGCCAATACCACTACGGCGAATGAACCCCACAGCCTTCTTAGCTACATCGGACTGGCCAGTTGGGTAACATGTATTAGGGACAGCCCACCCATTCAGGACTGCGTAAGTGACATTTCCATACTGTTAATTCAAAATCTGAGAGAATCCTAATCCTCAAGATTGTGATATCATTCAGAAATTCACAATAAAaaatttctatgattctactttGCTCCATTTTGAAGTATAATGTTTCAAGTATGTTAGATTCCTTAGGCTGTTCCAATTGGTCTGAATTAACACAAAGGTGGAGCACTCTTACCTTTGTTTGAAGTCAGCATACAGGACTCTGCTGGGGAATCCTTTCCTGCAAATCCTGATCCCTTCCAGCACACCATTACACCGCAGCTGGTGCAGCACCAGCTCATGTTCCATGGCACCTAACAAGCACTGTGATTACTGCTTGAGACACAGGAGAGAGCTTCTGTGGCTCAAATTTTTCCGCTGTTGGATCCCTTTACctggtgtttttgtttcatttgggaTGATGCAACGGACAAAATGGGGGTGAGTGCTGCGTAGATTTGTCATCAGCTTGTTCAAATTTTCCTGGGAAATCATAGGGTAACATTTAGCATATGAGTAATGTACGttttataaaatacatgtaaaaacTGAAACTTACAGTTTCCTGATTAATTGGATATTACCGTGGTAATGCTAGTGTAAACTTTGttgaataaatataaatcagTCTGCTCAGTGAATTACAGGGGCAGTTTTGTCACAGCACTACTGTTTGATTTCTACTCctgtttcatttcattgtttgttttcaatagTGAGGTAAGGTATTTTTCTCTTACCCTGAAAAGTGCTGAGACTGTCTGGAAAGAAGAACCCTTCTTCTTACCACCCTTcttaccaccaccaccagcctcTGCAATAttggaaaaattgaaaaaaaaggaaaaaaaaaaatcttcaatgtTGCCTTTGAGATTCTGCTatgaatggaagaaaatgatgaaCACAGATTTTACATAGCGTACCTGCTTCACCACCATAGTTGGCAAAGAGTAAGGCCAATGTCTTCACTGATGATTTCTGGTACAACCCAATGACAGTTTCGTTCAGGGGGTCCTTGTTCTTCTCAAGCCAGCCAGTGATGTTGTAGTCTACTGTGCCAGCATAGTGTATCAGGGAGAAGTGGGCCTCGGCCTTGCCTTTGGCAGGCTTGGGCTTCTGGAAATTGCTGGACTTGCCCAGATGCTGGTCATAGAGCTTGTTCTTGAAAGAGGTGTCAGTTGCCTTGGGGAACATGCACTCCTCTTCCAGGATGGAAAAGATGCCCATGGGCTGGAAGATAGCAAAAGAAGTAACAGCGAAAGATCACAACAGTGTGGAGCATATGCTGTGAGGTTCAGCGGTACCTGTATGTTGTGGGTAGCATCTCAGCCTGGATAAGAGCCTAAGTTGGCTGGGAGTTGTTCTCAGCCAGGGAGCTTATTTGTGCCTCCCCTTGCCTTCCAGCAGCCCGTCTTCACCAAACTGGTAAGAATATCATTCCAGTTCAGTTTAGAATGGGCAGTGGAATGGGCAGAGGGAGAAGGGGTGGATGGAAATATAATAGCTACAAGAGGCCTGTTGTCTTGGGAAATCAGATTAAGCAACACTTATTTCCCAAAATGGTGTGTGgacttttgttttgaatcttcaggagaaaaaggaaaggagacagaCTCCAATTTGTTTCAAAGAATTCTTTTGTTGGGAGCATGGGCTACCTTTTCCACACCCAAAGACAGGGTGGTGCAGGACTGGTGACAAAGATTTACATCTAGCCTTCCTAATTTCTCTGCTCCACACTAAGGTAAATTCCAttgcaaaatgctttgtttgACTGAAACTGACTGGCTGGTCATAAGTTCTTTCCCATCTGAATCGGGCTCAGGAACATCACAAAATTCCAAAATACATCACACATTTGAATGGAAAAGGTACCTTTTCAATGAGTTCAATGCAAGCAGCCAGGTCCATCCCAAAGTCAATGAATTCCCATTCGATTCCTTCCTTCTTGtactcctcctgctccagcacgaACATGTGGTggttgaagaactgctgcagTTTCTCATTGGTGAAATTGATGCACAGCTGCTCAAAGCTGTTGAACTGTTCAAAGCAAGGAGAGTTGCACAGGTTCTCAAGGGGCAGCAATGACCACAGGGTTTTGTTAGTGTTCTGCTGATTCTTTTTGAAGTTCCCCAGCAGAAACACTACACCTAACCATTATGTAATGGCATATATTTCCTTAGCAGGACTCctgttgtaaaataaataagtaaataaataaataaggtgtCTTTGCaggattttcttcttattattgttatttagaTCAATCAACAgggaaaaattcttttttaCTGTTCTACGCAAAAGCAGATCCTTCAATAAGCTTAGCTGCTGCACCATGGAGGTGTCTCAGCTCTCTCACCTCCTGGAGAATGGAAACTTGTTCAGTGTCCCACCCAGAAATTTCTCTGCCCTCTAATCAAGACTCCAGCAGTTTCTTTGATCTGACGCAGAAGCCCTAGTATGAGGACTGCATTCACAACACAGGGAACATGCTGTGGGTTTTCCCACAGCACTTCCTTTTCCTTGGCTATtccaaaaagaaatctgtttctgAGACCTCATGATCTCTTCCTGTCCCTTCCATAACTATGATGCCAAATCTTCGTTACTCACATCAAAGATCTCAAAACCGGCAATGTCCAGGACACCAATGAAGTACTGTCTGGGTTGCTTGGTATCCAGCTGTTGGTTGATGCGAATAACCATCCACAAGAACATCTTCTCGTAGACAGCTTTTGCCAAGGCACCCACTGCATTGTTCACctagaacagagaaaaaagtacTGGACTTACCTTCGAGGGCAGAAGAAGAATGCTCCTGTTCTTTTTTGAAGCCATCTTTATTTACCTGTTCGACAGTTTGACCTTTTGTCACAAATTCATTCCCAACCTTCACTCGAGGGTAACACAGGGCTTTGAGAAGGTCAGCTGAGTTCAGGCCCATCAGGTAGGCAGCCTTGTCGGCCActaaagagggagaaagagagagaaaagcatttatCATTGGACAATGGCTAGAATTTGGTCAGTGTGAACAGCTGTGCTGTTCACTTTTCTAGAAATGGCAAAGTATTGGTCTGGTTTTACTGAGAAGGTCTAGAAAGGAATAAGGATTATGGAAACAAATGCTGGCCTTTTTTGAAAGCAAGAACAGGCATGGCTTGAGTAGGAACAGCTTGAATCCAGAAGCTCCCAGAAGCACTCCAAAATCCTGTTTCCTCTCCTGTTCTGTGACAACTGAATTTCTGCACAGCAAAGAATGCATGGTATATTTGGCGAAAAATCTGTTAGTACATCATGGTGATATAGTGGTCGAATGTTTTACTGAGTGAGAGAGATCCTGTGTTAAAGTACCAATTTTCAGGCTGGGTACTTTTGGGAAGTATCTGTTGGATAAAAGAATGGTACTTCCCATGACTGGGCATGCACCTCTGCAATTAGACAGCCAACGAACAAAGatgcttttcctcatttttcactAGCTGAATTTTCTGGTACCTTCTGTGCCAtctggctctgcctgctcctctcGCTGTTTCTGCTTGAACTTCAAGTTCCCATAGTGCATGACAGCCCCTGTCAGCTTGTAGATGGCAGTCTTTTCATCAACAGTGAAGCCCAGGATGTCAATGGCACTCTGCAGTAGAAACAGTCAAGTTAAATATGTATTAAGTAAGTCACCCTGCAAGACATACACAGTTGATATCTTTTTTCTCTGATACTCACATCTGTAGCCATGAGCTCCTCCTGGTCATCAATACTGGGTACAGTGACCTCACCTTGACTCACAAAGTGGAAATCATATGGGTTGGTGGTAATGAGAAGCATGTCTgaaagcaggaagaggaaggacACAGGCTTAGTTCTTTCGGCTGGATAGTAGAGAGATCAGCTGCTCAGCAATCTTCCTCAAGAAGATATAATGATCCTTCCTACCAATCAGCTCTGGCTTCTTGTTGGAGGTGATCTGATAAAATATGTGGTAGCTTCTTTCTGCCTTGAGCTGGAAAGTGACTCTGGACTTCTCCAGCAGATCTGgcaaggcagaaagaaagagttAGGAATGAGACGGGACACGGAGGTAGGAATTTAGGAAGGGGTGTGATCATGCCAGGATGTCACTTACAAGTTTCAATGTCAGCAGAAGCCAGTTTGCCTGTGGCCCCAAAGTGGATTCTGATGAATTTGCCCTGTTGAGGGGGAAAAGAACCACTTCAGCctggatggattttttttgacaTCTTCTTAACGTGTAATACCACTAGGTGCATAACTTGTCTTGTAATGGGATGGAGAGATCTTTTCCAATGCAATGAAATGCTGAGtgaactgggattgtttagcctaGAATAGAGAATGGCCAtgggatctcatcaatgtctataaacgcctgaagggagggtgcaaagcaGATGGAGCctggctcttttcagtggtgtccagtgc
The genomic region above belongs to Anser cygnoides isolate HZ-2024a breed goose chromosome 19, Taihu_goose_T2T_genome, whole genome shotgun sequence and contains:
- the LOC125181863 gene encoding myosin heavy chain, skeletal muscle, adult-like isoform X2; translated protein: MAQKKFSCHRTGEETGFWSASGSFWIQAVPTQAMPVLAFKKVADKAAYLMGLNSADLLKALCYPRVKVGNEFVTKGQTVEQVNNAVGALAKAVYEKMFLWMVIRINQQLDTKQPRQYFIGVLDIAGFEIFDFNSFEQLCINFTNEKLQQFFNHHMFVLEQEEYKKEGIEWEFIDFGMDLAACIELIEKPMGIFSILEEECMFPKATDTSFKNKLYDQHLGKSSNFQKPKPAKGKAEAHFSLIHYAGTVDYNITGWLEKNKDPLNETVIGLYQKSSVKTLALLFANYGGEAEAGGGGKKGGKKKGSSFQTVSALFRENLNKLMTNLRSTHPHFVRCIIPNETKTPGAMEHELVLHQLRCNGVLEGIRICRKGFPSRVLYADFKQRYRVLNASAIPEGQFMDSKKASEKLLGSIDVDHTQYRFGHTKVFFKAGLIGLLEEMRDEKLAEIMTMTQARCRGFLMRVEYRKMVERRDSIFCIQYNVRAFMNVKHWPWMKLFFKIKPLLKSAESEKEMANMKQEFEKTKEELAKSEAKRKELEEKMVTLLQEKNDLQLQVQAEADSLADAEERCDQLIKTKIQLEAKIKEVTERAEDEEEINAELTAKKRKLEDECSELKKDIDDLELTLAKVEKEKHATENKVKNLTEEMASLDETIAKLTKEKKALQEAHQQTLDDLQAEEDKVNTLTKAKTKLEQQVDDLEGSLEQEKKLRMDLERAKRKLEGDLKLAHDSIMDLENDKQQLDEKLKKKDFEISQIQSKIEDEQALGMQLQKKIKELQARIEELEEEIEAERTSRAKAEKHRADLSRELEEISERLEEAGGATAAQVEMNKKREAEFQKMRRDLEEATLQHEATAAALRKKHADSTAELGEQIDNLQRVKQKLEKEKSELKMEIDDLASNMESVSKAKANLEKMCRTLEDQLSEIKTKEEQNQRMINDLNTQRARLQTETGEYSRQVEEKDALISQLSRGKQGFTQQIEELKRHLEEEIKAKNALAHALQSARHDCDLLREQYDEEQEAKGELQRALSKANSEVAQWRTKYETDAIQRTEELEEAKKKLAQRLQDAEEHVEAVNAKCASLEKTKQRLQNEVEDLMIDVERTNAACAALDKKQKNFDKILAEWKQKYEETQAELEASQKESRSLSTELFKMKNAYEESLDHLETLKRENKNLQQEISDLTEQIAEGGKAIHELEKVKKQIEQEKSEIQASLEEAEASLEHEEGKILRLQLELNQVKSEIDRKIAEKDEEIDQLKRNHLRIVESMQSTLDAEIRSRNEALRLKKKMEGDLNEMEIQLSHANRVATEAQKNLRNTQAVLKDTQIHLDDALRTQEDLKEQVAMVERRANLLQAEVEELRAALEQTERSRKVAEQELLDASERVQLLHTQNTSLINTKKKLETDIVQIQGEMEETIQEARNAEEKAKKAITDAAMMAEELKKEQDTSAHLERMKKNLDMTVKDLQHRLDEAEQLALKGGKKQIQKLEARVRELEGEVDAEQKRSAEAVKGVRKYERRVKELTYQSEEDRKNILRLQDLVDKLQMKVKSYKRQAEEAEELSNVNLSKFRKIQHELEEAEERADIAESQVNKLRAKSREFHGKKIEEEE
- the LOC125181863 gene encoding myosin heavy chain, skeletal muscle, adult-like isoform X1, with protein sequence MTSPDAEMAVFGEAAPYLRKSEKERIEAQNKPFDAKTSVFVVHPKESFVKGTIQSRESGKVTVKSEAGETLTVKEDQIFSMNPPKYDKIEDMAMMTHLHEPAVLYNLKERYAAWMIYTYSGLFCVTINPYKWLPVYNPEVVLAYRGKKRQEAPPHIFSISDNAYQFMLTDRENQSILITGESGAGKTVNTKRVIQYFATIAASGEKKKEEPGKMHGTLEDQIISANPLLEAFGNAKTVRNDNSSRFGKFIRIHFGATGKLASADIETYLLEKSRVTFQLKAERSYHIFYQITSNKKPELIDMLLITTNPYDFHFVSQGEVTVPSIDDQEELMATDSAIDILGFTVDEKTAIYKLTGAVMHYGNLKFKQKQREEQAEPDGTEVADKAAYLMGLNSADLLKALCYPRVKVGNEFVTKGQTVEQVNNAVGALAKAVYEKMFLWMVIRINQQLDTKQPRQYFIGVLDIAGFEIFDFNSFEQLCINFTNEKLQQFFNHHMFVLEQEEYKKEGIEWEFIDFGMDLAACIELIEKPMGIFSILEEECMFPKATDTSFKNKLYDQHLGKSSNFQKPKPAKGKAEAHFSLIHYAGTVDYNITGWLEKNKDPLNETVIGLYQKSSVKTLALLFANYGGEAEAGGGGKKGGKKKGSSFQTVSALFRENLNKLMTNLRSTHPHFVRCIIPNETKTPGAMEHELVLHQLRCNGVLEGIRICRKGFPSRVLYADFKQRYRVLNASAIPEGQFMDSKKASEKLLGSIDVDHTQYRFGHTKVFFKAGLIGLLEEMRDEKLAEIMTMTQARCRGFLMRVEYRKMVERRDSIFCIQYNVRAFMNVKHWPWMKLFFKIKPLLKSAESEKEMANMKQEFEKTKEELAKSEAKRKELEEKMVTLLQEKNDLQLQVQAEADSLADAEERCDQLIKTKIQLEAKIKEVTERAEDEEEINAELTAKKRKLEDECSELKKDIDDLELTLAKVEKEKHATENKVKNLTEEMASLDETIAKLTKEKKALQEAHQQTLDDLQAEEDKVNTLTKAKTKLEQQVDDLEGSLEQEKKLRMDLERAKRKLEGDLKLAHDSIMDLENDKQQLDEKLKKKDFEISQIQSKIEDEQALGMQLQKKIKELQARIEELEEEIEAERTSRAKAEKHRADLSRELEEISERLEEAGGATAAQVEMNKKREAEFQKMRRDLEEATLQHEATAAALRKKHADSTAELGEQIDNLQRVKQKLEKEKSELKMEIDDLASNMESVSKAKANLEKMCRTLEDQLSEIKTKEEQNQRMINDLNTQRARLQTETGEYSRQVEEKDALISQLSRGKQGFTQQIEELKRHLEEEIKAKNALAHALQSARHDCDLLREQYDEEQEAKGELQRALSKANSEVAQWRTKYETDAIQRTEELEEAKKKLAQRLQDAEEHVEAVNAKCASLEKTKQRLQNEVEDLMIDVERTNAACAALDKKQKNFDKILAEWKQKYEETQAELEASQKESRSLSTELFKMKNAYEESLDHLETLKRENKNLQQEISDLTEQIAEGGKAIHELEKVKKQIEQEKSEIQASLEEAEASLEHEEGKILRLQLELNQVKSEIDRKIAEKDEEIDQLKRNHLRIVESMQSTLDAEIRSRNEALRLKKKMEGDLNEMEIQLSHANRVATEAQKNLRNTQAVLKDTQIHLDDALRTQEDLKEQVAMVERRANLLQAEVEELRAALEQTERSRKVAEQELLDASERVQLLHTQNTSLINTKKKLETDIVQIQGEMEETIQEARNAEEKAKKAITDAAMMAEELKKEQDTSAHLERMKKNLDMTVKDLQHRLDEAEQLALKGGKKQIQKLEARVRELEGEVDAEQKRSAEAVKGVRKYERRVKELTYQSEEDRKNILRLQDLVDKLQMKVKSYKRQAEEAEELSNVNLSKFRKIQHELEEAEERADIAESQVNKLRAKSREFHGKKIEEEE